One window of the Micropterus dolomieu isolate WLL.071019.BEF.003 ecotype Adirondacks linkage group LG08, ASM2129224v1, whole genome shotgun sequence genome contains the following:
- the cnbpa gene encoding CCHC-type zinc finger, nucleic acid binding protein a isoform X1, whose product MDSSSNSECFGCGRSGHWVKNCPNASGTRGRGRGRGRELFCYRCGDQGHMARDCDQTEDACYNCHRSGHISRDCKEPKKEREQLCYTCGKAGHMARDCDHANEQKCYSCGGFGHIQKLCDKVKCYRCGDIGHVAVRCSKASETNCYNCGKAGHLAKDCTIEGTA is encoded by the exons ATGGACTCGAGCAGCAACAGTGAGTGCTTTGGATGTGGCCGCTCCGGGCATTGGGTCAAGAATTGTCCTAATGCCAGCGGGACACGTGGACGCGGCAGGGGTCGGGGACGAG AACTGTTCTGTTATCGTTGTGGAGACCAAGGACACATGGCCAGGGATTGTGACCAAACTGAGGATG CGTGCTACAACTGCCACAGGAGTGGCCACATTTCCCGGGACTGCAAGGAGCCcaaaaaggagagagagcagCTGTGCTACACCTGTGGCAAAGCTGGCCACATGGCCCGTGACTGTGATCACGCCAATGAGCAGAAGTGCTACTCCTGCGGTGGGTTTGGTCACATCCAGAAGCTTTGTGATAAGGTGAAATGTTACAG GTGTGGCGACATTGGTCACGTTGCTGTGCGTTGCAGTAAAGCCAGCGAGACTAACTGCTACAACTGTGGAAAGGCAGGCCACCTGGCAAAAGACTGCACCATTGAAGGCACCGCATAA
- the gp9 gene encoding glycoprotein IX (platelet), producing the protein MFSGLSLAVFLFLATSSARITGQPCLLSALLPAGLRVNCSTINLIELPHLPSDTTELHLQDNRLTSVYPGLFDRLVDLKKVSLSGNPFHCDCRIRYLRNWLLKNRAIVSKEPTCASPSSVAQKAISDLSDDYFSSCTPASCTDGTYNIVVGVVLCCLIVLLLWSLRLAKISTFTLYILERHSGFEADSLRSLKPKHRRRLDIALSDVSPDSDSLTCTEDLEKPLINMELLPQVLDVLHRKHNIKIKAT; encoded by the coding sequence ATGTTCTCTGGTTTAAGCTTAGCTGTCTTCCTTTTCTTGGCCACATCAAGTGCCCGCATTACTGGCCAACCCTGCCTGTTATCAGCCCTCCTGCCTGCTGGTTTGAGGGTCAACTGCAGCACTATAAACCTCATTGAGCTGCCTCATCTACCCTCAGACACCACAGAGCTCCATCTGCAGGACAACCGGCTCACCTCAGTGTATCCTGGCCTGTTTGACAGATTGGTGGATCTGAAAAAGGTCTCACTATCTGGGAACCCCTTCCACTGTGACTGTAGGATCCGATACCTGAGGAACTGGCTGCTGAAGAACAGGGCTATTGTCTCAAAGGAACCCACCTGTGCCAGTCCAAGCTCTGTGGCTCAGAAAGCCATCTCGGATCTCAGTGATGACTACTTTTCTTCCTGTACGCCAGCAAGCTGTACTGATGGGACTTACAACATTGTGGTGGGGGTGGTGCTATGCTGCCTAATTGTTCTGCTTCTGTGGAGCTTGAGACTAGCCAAAATATCCACCTTCACTCTGTACATACTTGAGAGACATTCAGGCTTTGAGGCAGACTCTTTGCGCTCCCTGAAGCCTAAGCACAGGAGGAGGCTGGACATTGCGCTGTCAGATGTGAGCCCTGACTCTGATTCTCTCACTTGTACGGAGGATCTAGAAAAGCCACTTATCAACATGGAGCTACTGCCACAAGTACTGGATGTGTTGCACAGGAAGCACAATATAAAGATAAAGGCTACCTGA
- the cnbpa gene encoding CCHC-type zinc finger, nucleic acid binding protein a isoform X2 produces MDSSSNSECFGCGRSGHWVKNCPNASGTRGRGRGRGRGKELFCYRCGDQGHMARDCDQTEDACYNCHRSGHISRDCKEPKKEREQLCYTCGKAGHMARDCDHANEQKCYSCGGFGHIQKLCDKVKCYRCGDIGHVAVRCSKASETNCYNCGKAGHLAKDCTIEGTA; encoded by the exons ATGGACTCGAGCAGCAACAGTGAGTGCTTTGGATGTGGCCGCTCCGGGCATTGGGTCAAGAATTGTCCTAATGCCAGCGGGACACGTGGACGCGGCAGGGGTCGGGGACGAGGCAAGG AACTGTTCTGTTATCGTTGTGGAGACCAAGGACACATGGCCAGGGATTGTGACCAAACTGAGGATG CGTGCTACAACTGCCACAGGAGTGGCCACATTTCCCGGGACTGCAAGGAGCCcaaaaaggagagagagcagCTGTGCTACACCTGTGGCAAAGCTGGCCACATGGCCCGTGACTGTGATCACGCCAATGAGCAGAAGTGCTACTCCTGCGGTGGGTTTGGTCACATCCAGAAGCTTTGTGATAAGGTGAAATGTTACAG GTGTGGCGACATTGGTCACGTTGCTGTGCGTTGCAGTAAAGCCAGCGAGACTAACTGCTACAACTGTGGAAAGGCAGGCCACCTGGCAAAAGACTGCACCATTGAAGGCACCGCATAA
- the LOC123975641 gene encoding haloacid dehalogenase-like hydrolase domain-containing 5, which translates to MRGLLSFYRGLHTLSNRQARRKAGIVGSRCGFCGTQSNSKPQPSFGLLLDIDGVLVRGRMPIPAAKKAFEKLVDSQGQFVVPVVFVTNAGNCLRQTKADQLSHILGVPITQDQVIMSHSPLRMFKKFHDKCVLVSGQGPVLEIAKNVGFTNVVSIDMLRESFPLLDMVDHNRRPKLPSNPLGKLPKVEAVILFGEPIRWETNLQLITDVLLTNGNLSSAHQTQNTPHLPLLACNMDLMWMAEAHSPRFGHGTFLVCLENIYKKITGKDLKYDALMGKPSELTYHFAEYLIRSQATERQWNLPITSLYAIGDNLMTDIYGANLYNCYLKERVARKNPKAVAKMVAATGSTTALPQEDEIDNLWESELALPSATSCKSVLVCTGVYNPNAEVPSDANHCIKETVFHGHRDFRFDPALVEPGHIVQDVAEAVDLIFEQEKFMP; encoded by the exons ATGAGGGGACTCCTGTCGTTTTACCGGGGCCTGCACACCCTGAGTAACCGTCAAGCCAGACGAAAAGCTGGGATTGTCGGTTCTCGGTGCGGGTTTTGCGGAACTCAGTCTAATAGCAAG CCACAGCCGAGCTTTGGGCTGCTGTTGGACATTGATGGCGTGCTTGTCCGGGGAAGGATGCCAATCCCTGCTGCAAAGAAGGCGTTTGAGAAGTTGGTCGACTCTCAGGGACAATTTGTGGTTCCAGTGGTTTTTGTCACAAATGCAGGGAATTGCCTCCGACAAACAAAAGCAGACCAGCTCTCTCACATCCTGGGAGTACCT ATTACACAAGATCAAGTCATCATGTCCCATAGTCCCCTGAGGATGTTTAAGAAGTTTCATGACAAATGTGTGCTGGTGTCAGGACAGGGACCAGTCCTGGAGATTGCTAAAAA TGTGGGCTTTACGAATGTTGTCAGCATTGATATGCTGAGGGAATCATTCCCATTGCTGGACATGGTGGATCACAACAGGAGACCCAAACTACCG TCCAACCCTCTTGGCAAGCTTCCTAAGGTTGAAG CTGTGATTCTGTTCGGGGAGCCAATTCGATGGGAGACCAACCTGCAGCTAATAACTGACGTTTTGTTGACCAACGGTAACCTCAGCAGTGCTCACCAAACCCAAAACACACCTCACCTCCCCCTGCTGGCCTGCAACATGGACCTCATGTGGATGGCTGAGGCACATTCCCCGCG GTTTGGGCACGGGACATTTCTTGTGTGCCTAGAGAACATCTATAAGAAGATAACCGGCAAAGATCTGAAATATGATGCTCTCATGGGAAAACCCAGTGAGCTGACCTACCATTTTGCGGAGTACCTTATCAGAAGCCAGGCCACGGAAAGGCAATGGAATCTTCCCATCACTTCCCTTTATGCTATAGG GGATAACCTTATGACGGACATCTACGGTGCCAATCTATACAACTGTTACCTGAAGGAGAGAGTTGCGAGAAAGAACCCCAAAGCTGTTGCTAAGATGGTGGCCGCCACGGGGTCCACCACTGCGTTGCCCCAGGAGGACGAGATCGACAACCTGTGGGAGAGCGAGCTGGCGCTGCCCTCTGCCACTTCCTGTAAGTCCGTCCTAGTCTGCACAGGTGTCTACAACCCTAATGCAGAGGTGCCATCTGATGCAAATCACTGCATCAAAGAGACTGTGTTCCACGGGCACCGGGACTTCAGATTCGACCCTGCGCTAGTGGAGCCGGGCCACATTGTACAGGATGTGGCAGAAGCTGTTGACCTCATCTTTGAGCAGGAGAAGTTTATGCCCTAG